A genomic segment from Thermotoga neapolitana DSM 4359 encodes:
- a CDS encoding flagellar hook-length control protein FliK codes for MRITLLKEGLLNLMRTLQKEKKGKFLSVLLDEKKILTEKKEVQKEVQSKPFVFTEEGKKQQKGEEANVLLSRYSVLFDHIRNYRAKASEKDKPDTSFTDVEIPEDTKKISEIERDLTGYPEDGISLFDDGTHISVSLKKTMDSNMRVNENRMARVFVSSKKIPADIKSLLDTKIPADSVSTEKDVRSKENALPRNVEPEDVLLSEKRGSYLPLKNDLSQKNISVAKEIKEIRTTGSEGMMGRKEHNVQAQGPVNFKRVSDASTSRNDSIIGKTVPVRMISEKERTEKNSSHVSNESLPDGRKLQDKTVQSVEHVLKISPENVETASKESAYPVSERTFIPVKEKTTVGPRAETISGEIPVDQKESVVQETPQQDGILKQKPSETEVTHVKEEKIITSLTETGKDISTLEIKIGGNEKQPSSEHVEFKRSSIQGKSEVVKEPSGGETSKEKDFSGNELKRDLKEISLKYEEKGKLMSFRELTDGRVQEMITRERAKSAYPLREVKGTDLQSVPRIVEKMYVQKQERATIDLEPPRLGKLEITITKENNDLKIVFRVQSEEAKHVLEHEIPKLVDRFNEKGLNAQVYVEREEDDYLYQENNEGSAKEGRREQKNGGRHSGEKVSFEEFIEGVKT; via the coding sequence ATGAGGATAACACTTCTGAAAGAGGGCCTTCTCAATTTGATGAGAACACTTCAAAAGGAAAAGAAAGGAAAATTTCTATCGGTTCTTCTCGACGAGAAGAAGATACTCACTGAGAAGAAAGAAGTTCAAAAAGAAGTTCAATCAAAACCTTTCGTTTTTACTGAAGAAGGGAAGAAGCAACAGAAAGGAGAAGAAGCGAACGTTCTGCTTTCTCGTTACTCTGTGCTTTTCGATCACATCCGTAATTACAGGGCGAAAGCATCTGAAAAGGACAAACCAGATACGTCCTTCACAGATGTGGAAATTCCTGAAGATACGAAAAAAATCTCAGAAATCGAGCGTGATCTCACGGGTTATCCAGAGGATGGAATCTCTCTTTTCGATGATGGAACTCATATATCTGTTTCTCTGAAAAAAACAATGGACAGCAACATGAGAGTTAACGAGAACAGGATGGCTCGTGTATTTGTATCTTCAAAGAAAATTCCTGCTGATATTAAAAGCCTTCTCGATACGAAAATCCCCGCTGATTCTGTTTCGACGGAAAAAGATGTGAGATCCAAGGAGAATGCTCTTCCCAGAAATGTTGAACCTGAAGATGTTCTGCTGTCAGAAAAAAGGGGTTCTTATCTTCCTCTCAAAAACGATCTCAGTCAGAAGAATATCTCGGTAGCAAAAGAGATCAAAGAAATTAGAACAACAGGTAGTGAAGGTATGATGGGAAGGAAAGAGCATAATGTTCAGGCTCAGGGACCAGTAAATTTCAAGCGCGTTTCTGATGCGAGCACTTCACGAAATGATTCAATAATCGGAAAAACTGTACCAGTAAGGATGATTTCAGAAAAAGAGAGAACGGAAAAAAATTCCTCACACGTTTCAAACGAGAGCCTGCCAGACGGTAGAAAGCTTCAGGACAAAACCGTACAGAGCGTTGAACATGTTTTAAAGATCTCTCCTGAGAATGTGGAAACCGCTTCGAAAGAAAGTGCCTACCCTGTTTCTGAAAGAACGTTCATACCTGTAAAGGAAAAAACAACCGTTGGGCCCAGAGCAGAAACGATCTCAGGGGAAATTCCTGTAGATCAGAAAGAAAGCGTGGTTCAGGAAACACCCCAGCAAGATGGCATTTTGAAACAGAAGCCATCGGAAACAGAAGTGACACACGTGAAGGAAGAAAAGATCATCACCAGTTTGACAGAAACTGGAAAAGATATCAGCACGCTTGAGATAAAAATTGGAGGCAATGAAAAACAGCCTTCCAGTGAACACGTTGAATTCAAAAGGTCTTCAATTCAGGGAAAAAGCGAGGTTGTGAAGGAACCGTCAGGTGGTGAAACATCGAAGGAAAAAGACTTCTCAGGGAACGAACTGAAAAGAGATCTGAAGGAGATATCTTTGAAATACGAAGAAAAAGGAAAACTGATGAGTTTTAGAGAATTAACAGATGGAAGAGTCCAGGAGATGATCACACGTGAGAGGGCAAAAAGCGCTTATCCGTTGAGAGAAGTAAAAGGGACGGATCTTCAGAGTGTACCGAGGATAGTGGAAAAGATGTACGTTCAAAAGCAGGAAAGAGCAACGATAGACCTGGAACCCCCAAGACTTGGAAAACTGGAGATCACCATCACAAAGGAAAACAACGACCTGAAGATCGTGTTCAGGGTGCAATCAGAGGAAGCAAAGCACGTTCTTGAGCATGAGATACCCAAACTGGTGGATCGATTCAACGAGAAAGGCCTGAACGCTCAGGTCTACGTTGAAAGAGAAGAAGATGACTATCTTTACCAGGAAAACAACGAAGGGAGTGCGAAAGAGGGTCGACGAGAACAAAAAAATGGAGGAAGACACAGTGGTGAGAAAGTTTCCTTTGAGGAATTCATCGAGGGGGTGAAGACATGA
- a CDS encoding flagellar hook assembly protein FlgD, which translates to MIYDLGNIYYSTLQGVRTNYTASKTLDKDAFLRLLLQELEMQDPLEPMETKDMISQLSQLTSLEQITNLTSAVKDFVEAQTSVNPAQLASLIGKYVVVKNNEVNLKDGEADSIIFNLDEDANVVIQILDENGNLVRTEDLGSVEAGVHGWQWDGRDDNGVSVEDGTYTYHVYKVTSSGLEEIGGMEGGLVEAVQIKNGEGFVLVNGSLYPVDSILEISQEGDA; encoded by the coding sequence ATGATATACGATCTTGGAAACATCTATTACTCGACGCTTCAGGGTGTGAGAACAAATTACACTGCCAGCAAAACACTCGATAAAGATGCTTTTCTCAGACTTCTCCTTCAAGAACTGGAGATGCAGGATCCTCTGGAACCCATGGAGACAAAGGACATGATCTCGCAACTGTCGCAACTGACCAGTCTGGAACAGATCACAAACCTCACGAGTGCTGTGAAAGACTTTGTTGAGGCGCAAACGAGCGTGAATCCCGCTCAACTTGCGTCTCTGATAGGAAAATACGTCGTGGTGAAGAACAACGAGGTGAATCTGAAAGACGGAGAAGCAGACAGCATCATATTCAATCTTGACGAGGATGCAAACGTTGTGATTCAGATCCTGGATGAAAACGGTAACCTGGTGAGAACAGAAGACCTGGGAAGTGTTGAAGCGGGTGTACACGGCTGGCAGTGGGACGGCAGGGACGATAACGGTGTCAGTGTGGAAGACGGGACTTACACTTACCATGTGTACAAAGTCACCTCGAGTGGGCTTGAGGAGATAGGCGGTATGGAAGGTGGTCTGGTTGAGGCTGTTCAGATAAAAAACGGTGAAGGTTTCGTTCTGGTGAACGGTTCGCTCTATCCCGTTGATTCCATTCTGGAGATCTCCCAGGAGGGTGATGCGTGA
- a CDS encoding flagellar hook-basal body complex protein — protein sequence MMRSLYSGITGLKNFQVAMDVVGNNISNVNTVGFKASRVNFETMLAQTIKAGRAPQESVGGTNPMQIGLGSQVASIDKIMTQGSFQNTGVKTDLAIQGDGFFIVSDGNAYYYTRAGAFTLDSNGNLIQTSTGYKVQGWTAVQDPETGERYIDTNRPIGDLVISAGMTMPAKKTSNVRFEGNLNSNVGPGSFTITLTDDSGVDHDVRVWFEKTAGDLGTDPFSSSQRYTMRIDVNNDGTADVSGYAVFNEFGRVEEAGIYADSQTITANGSITGSTSLSDGTYQAVVLDNSGNVVYNGTVDVSNGSYTISDPNIVGGNDYTVMLNSDYQTVTANTDSSLSGTTTLSDGNYNATVLDSSGNVIYSGTVDVSGGNFTISDSDITSGNDYTVILYSESQTTTANGIIEGTTTLSDGNYQVIVRDSSGNEVYNGTTTVSNGSFTISDSDITSGNDYTVTFLSSSLTIAPGAELVIPTSGEPRFYEADNPTNFVQVDYTSPRYTTAVQVYDSLGNEYTVYYEFIRLGNTTIGSESFKNAWIWRAYTASGEPVTLVDENGSTGVGGNNYIAGLVEFDESGRPVQYRGLYYDSGSSSYALSSDELRTIQFDTGQNGDGVVTITADLSGITQFSGDSTVNIPWQDGNPMGVLESFAINEQGEIIGTFSNGLTDVLGQIALAVFNNPAGLMEVGNSLYAVSSNSGVPKIGAPGSGGRGTLIPGALEMSNVDLAEEFTKMIVAQRGFQANARVITTADQILNELVNIKR from the coding sequence ATGATGAGGTCTCTCTACAGCGGTATCACAGGGCTCAAGAACTTCCAGGTTGCAATGGATGTTGTAGGAAACAACATCTCCAACGTGAACACGGTGGGGTTTAAGGCTTCGAGGGTGAACTTCGAGACGATGCTTGCCCAGACGATCAAGGCGGGCAGAGCTCCACAGGAAAGCGTAGGAGGAACCAATCCCATGCAGATCGGCCTTGGATCCCAGGTGGCAAGCATCGACAAGATCATGACGCAGGGGTCTTTCCAGAACACGGGTGTGAAAACAGACCTTGCCATACAGGGCGATGGCTTCTTCATCGTATCCGATGGTAACGCCTACTATTACACGAGGGCGGGGGCATTCACACTGGACAGCAATGGAAATCTGATTCAGACATCAACGGGTTACAAGGTTCAGGGATGGACGGCCGTTCAGGATCCCGAAACGGGCGAAAGGTACATAGACACCAACAGACCGATCGGAGATCTTGTTATCAGTGCAGGAATGACGATGCCCGCAAAGAAAACGTCGAACGTGAGATTTGAAGGAAATCTCAACTCCAACGTGGGACCTGGCTCTTTCACCATCACCCTGACGGACGACAGCGGAGTTGATCACGACGTTCGGGTGTGGTTCGAAAAGACAGCCGGAGACCTTGGAACAGACCCTTTCAGTTCCTCTCAAAGGTACACGATGAGAATCGATGTTAACAACGATGGAACGGCGGACGTGAGTGGTTATGCGGTGTTCAACGAGTTTGGAAGGGTGGAAGAGGCGGGGATATATGCTGATTCTCAAACTATAACAGCCAATGGAAGCATCACGGGGAGCACGTCACTTTCAGATGGCACTTACCAGGCGGTAGTTTTAGACAACTCTGGGAATGTGGTCTACAATGGTACAGTGGATGTTTCAAATGGTAGTTACACAATCTCTGATCCCAATATTGTCGGTGGTAATGATTACACCGTAATGCTTAATTCTGATTACCAAACTGTGACAGCCAACACTGATAGCAGCCTTTCGGGAACCACCACACTTTCAGATGGAAACTACAATGCGACAGTTCTGGATTCTTCTGGAAATGTTATTTACAGTGGTACGGTAGATGTTTCAGGTGGCAATTTCACAATTTCCGATTCTGACATAACTTCCGGGAACGATTACACGGTGATTCTTTATTCTGAATCTCAGACCACAACAGCCAACGGAATCATCGAAGGGACCACCACACTTTCTGATGGAAACTATCAGGTGATAGTTAGAGACTCTTCTGGGAATGAAGTCTACAACGGAACGACCACAGTTTCAAATGGTAGTTTCACAATTTCCGATTCTGACATAACTTCCGGGAACGATTACACAGTAACGTTTTTATCATCATCTCTCACAATAGCCCCTGGTGCTGAACTCGTCATACCCACCTCTGGCGAGCCCAGGTTCTACGAGGCAGACAATCCAACGAACTTCGTTCAGGTCGACTACACCTCTCCAAGGTACACCACTGCCGTTCAGGTTTACGACTCTCTTGGAAATGAATACACTGTGTACTATGAGTTCATCAGACTCGGGAACACAACCATAGGATCTGAATCTTTCAAGAACGCGTGGATCTGGAGGGCGTACACAGCAAGCGGAGAACCCGTGACTCTTGTGGACGAAAACGGAAGCACAGGTGTGGGCGGAAATAATTACATAGCAGGTCTTGTGGAGTTCGACGAGTCCGGAAGACCTGTTCAGTACAGAGGACTTTACTACGATTCTGGTTCTTCTTCCTACGCGCTTAGCAGCGATGAACTTCGAACGATCCAGTTCGACACAGGTCAGAATGGTGACGGTGTAGTCACAATAACAGCGGATCTTTCCGGAATCACCCAGTTCTCCGGTGACAGCACCGTGAACATCCCGTGGCAGGACGGAAACCCCATGGGTGTTCTGGAGTCGTTCGCCATAAACGAGCAGGGAGAGATCATTGGAACATTTAGCAACGGATTAACAGACGTTCTTGGACAGATCGCCCTTGCGGTGTTCAACAATCCAGCAGGTTTGATGGAAGTGGGAAATTCCCTGTACGCTGTGTCTTCCAACAGTGGGGTTCCCAAAATAGGAGCACCTGGAAGTGGTGGAAGGGGTACTCTGATTCCCGGGGCCCTTGAGATGTCCAACGTGGACCTTGCAGAAGAATTCACCAAGATGATCGTTGCCCAGAGAGGGTTCCAGGCGAACGCACGCGTCATCACCACGGCGGATCAGATTCTAAACGAACTTGTGAACATCAAGAGATGA